The following proteins are encoded in a genomic region of Oncorhynchus kisutch isolate 150728-3 linkage group LG4, Okis_V2, whole genome shotgun sequence:
- the ifi44g gene encoding interferon-induced protein 44 isoform X1, which yields MSFNFGTVPGSCPNFSTPVLHGEKPSSITFATNLLGGDGRPDSGKVRKGNVINAPGGFAGLLGAEQWKSKMESPWREVAWTEDRRETLMESISSYKPGCEALSEARVLLLGPVGAGKSSFISSVQSVFTGRFTNRAMVGSSSASFTKKVELQLFNIRGRSPEQPTALVLCDVMGLGDGETTGLTLHDTLAIIKGHAPEGHKFSPEQPVRSETVGYVKKPSLKDKVHCVVFVVDASKVSSYTKGLGTTFQQLREHISDLGVHQVALLTHVDQVCQETARDITQVYNSQIVQQTMTNAGALLGMSTSYIVPVKNYSSELDVDENTDILLLSAVDHILQYVDLHFQDCAATYPKLSL from the exons ATGTCCTTCAACTTCGGGACGGTACCTGGAAGTTGTCCTAATTTTTCTACACCAGTTTTGCATGGTGAGAAACCCTCATCAATAACTTTTGCAACAAACCTGTTGGGAGGGGACGGCAGACCTGACTCGGGTAAAGTCCGCAAGGGGAATGTGATAAATGCACCTGGGGGGTTTGCAG GCCTGCTAGGGGCAGAACAGTGGAAAAGTAAGATGGAGTCCCCATGGAGGGAGGTGGCATGGACTGAGGA TCGCAGGGAGACCCTGATGGAGTCTATCAGTTCCTATAAGCCTGGTTGTGAGGCTTTGTCTGAGGCTCGGGTTCTGCTGCTGGGTCCTGTCGGAGCCGGCAAGTCCAGCTTCATCAGCTCTGTTCAGTCAGTCTTCACAGGAAGATTCACTAACCGAGCCATGGTTGGCTCTTCCTCTGCCAGCTTCACCAAAAAGGTAGAG CTCCAGTTGTTCAACATCCGTGGGCGGAGTCCAGAGCAGCCTACTGCGCTGGTCCTGTGTGATGTCATGGGTCTGGGAGATGGGGAGACCACTGGACTAACCCTCCATGACACTCTGGCTATCATCAAAGGCCATGCACCCGAGGGACACAAG TTCAGTCCTGAGCAGCCTGTGAGATCAGAGACTGTGGGGTATGTAAAGAAGCCGTCCCTTAAAGACAAGGTCCACTGTGTCGTCTTTGTGGTGGATGCTTCTAAAGTGTCCAGCTACACCAAAGGTCTGGGCACCACCTTCCAACAGCTCCGAGAACACATCAGTGACCTGG GTGTGCATCAAGTGGCACTGCTGACACACGTGGACCAGGTGTGTCAGGAAACTGCCCGTGACATCACCCAGGTGTACAACAGTCAGATCGTTCAGCAGACG aTGACCAACGCTGGGGCTCTGCTTGGCATGTCCACCTCCTACATCGTCCCGGTGAAGAACTACTCATCTGAGCTGGACGTTGATGAGAACACAGACATCCTTCTGCTCAGTGCTGTGGACCACATCCTGCAATACGTGGATCTGCATTTCCAGGACTGTGCAGCAACATACCCTAAATTGTCTCTTTAA
- the ifi44g gene encoding interferon-induced protein 44 isoform X2 codes for MSFNFGTVPGSCPNFSTPVLHGEKPSSITFATNLLGGDGRPDSGKVRKGNVINAPGGFAGLLGAEQWKSKMESPWREVAWTEDRRETLMESISSYKPGCEALSEARVLLLGPVGAGKSSFISSVQSVFTGRFTNRAMVGSSSASFTKKLQLFNIRGRSPEQPTALVLCDVMGLGDGETTGLTLHDTLAIIKGHAPEGHKFSPEQPVRSETVGYVKKPSLKDKVHCVVFVVDASKVSSYTKGLGTTFQQLREHISDLGVHQVALLTHVDQVCQETARDITQVYNSQIVQQTMTNAGALLGMSTSYIVPVKNYSSELDVDENTDILLLSAVDHILQYVDLHFQDCAATYPKLSL; via the exons ATGTCCTTCAACTTCGGGACGGTACCTGGAAGTTGTCCTAATTTTTCTACACCAGTTTTGCATGGTGAGAAACCCTCATCAATAACTTTTGCAACAAACCTGTTGGGAGGGGACGGCAGACCTGACTCGGGTAAAGTCCGCAAGGGGAATGTGATAAATGCACCTGGGGGGTTTGCAG GCCTGCTAGGGGCAGAACAGTGGAAAAGTAAGATGGAGTCCCCATGGAGGGAGGTGGCATGGACTGAGGA TCGCAGGGAGACCCTGATGGAGTCTATCAGTTCCTATAAGCCTGGTTGTGAGGCTTTGTCTGAGGCTCGGGTTCTGCTGCTGGGTCCTGTCGGAGCCGGCAAGTCCAGCTTCATCAGCTCTGTTCAGTCAGTCTTCACAGGAAGATTCACTAACCGAGCCATGGTTGGCTCTTCCTCTGCCAGCTTCACCAAAAAG CTCCAGTTGTTCAACATCCGTGGGCGGAGTCCAGAGCAGCCTACTGCGCTGGTCCTGTGTGATGTCATGGGTCTGGGAGATGGGGAGACCACTGGACTAACCCTCCATGACACTCTGGCTATCATCAAAGGCCATGCACCCGAGGGACACAAG TTCAGTCCTGAGCAGCCTGTGAGATCAGAGACTGTGGGGTATGTAAAGAAGCCGTCCCTTAAAGACAAGGTCCACTGTGTCGTCTTTGTGGTGGATGCTTCTAAAGTGTCCAGCTACACCAAAGGTCTGGGCACCACCTTCCAACAGCTCCGAGAACACATCAGTGACCTGG GTGTGCATCAAGTGGCACTGCTGACACACGTGGACCAGGTGTGTCAGGAAACTGCCCGTGACATCACCCAGGTGTACAACAGTCAGATCGTTCAGCAGACG aTGACCAACGCTGGGGCTCTGCTTGGCATGTCCACCTCCTACATCGTCCCGGTGAAGAACTACTCATCTGAGCTGGACGTTGATGAGAACACAGACATCCTTCTGCTCAGTGCTGTGGACCACATCCTGCAATACGTGGATCTGCATTTCCAGGACTGTGCAGCAACATACCCTAAATTGTCTCTTTAA